The following proteins are encoded in a genomic region of Arcobacter suis CECT 7833:
- a CDS encoding acetylornithine transaminase — MKSNSYLLPLYNRLDVSFVKGKKSVLYDEEGKDYIDFSSGVGVNSLGYCNKKVVKTIENQANKILHTSNIYQIKSQEECAKKIVELSTYDMQCFFCNSGAEANESAIKLARKYGNTAFSKPKYKIITIKNSFHGRTIATLKATAQEDKHKYFGPYPDGFVYANDIKEAISLIDDSTVAVMLELIQGEGGIFMQDIKEVKELSEILKSKKLLLIIDEVQTGVYRSGKFLISHYFKIEPNIITLAKGLATGIPIGVMMTNLKDVLKAGDHGSTFGGNHFSTTVCKEVLNVLEEYKNSGNLKKNIRYFNNCLNYFVDTYTNLFSKKTGFGFMQGIVLKDEKKLEEIIKIALKNRILVLKSGKNIIRFLPPLNISKKEMKQGFKRFENALIEIKK; from the coding sequence ATGAAATCAAATAGTTATTTATTGCCTTTATACAATAGATTGGATGTCTCTTTTGTAAAAGGAAAAAAATCAGTTTTATACGATGAAGAAGGAAAAGATTATATAGATTTTTCTTCAGGAGTTGGGGTTAATAGTTTAGGATATTGTAATAAAAAAGTTGTAAAAACAATAGAAAATCAAGCAAATAAAATCTTACATACTTCAAATATTTATCAAATAAAATCACAAGAAGAGTGCGCAAAAAAAATAGTTGAATTAAGCACTTATGATATGCAATGCTTTTTTTGTAATAGTGGAGCAGAAGCAAATGAAAGTGCTATAAAACTTGCAAGAAAATATGGAAATACAGCATTTTCTAAACCTAAATATAAAATCATAACAATAAAAAACTCTTTTCATGGAAGAACAATAGCAACACTAAAAGCAACTGCCCAAGAGGATAAACATAAATATTTTGGACCTTATCCTGATGGATTTGTTTATGCAAATGATATAAAAGAAGCTATCTCTTTGATTGATGATTCAACGGTTGCTGTTATGCTTGAGTTGATTCAAGGTGAGGGTGGAATTTTTATGCAAGACATAAAAGAAGTAAAAGAGTTAAGTGAAATCTTAAAAAGTAAAAAATTACTTCTAATAATAGATGAAGTTCAAACAGGAGTTTATAGAAGTGGAAAGTTTTTGATTTCTCACTACTTTAAAATCGAGCCAAATATCATAACTTTGGCAAAAGGATTAGCCACTGGAATTCCAATTGGTGTAATGATGACAAATTTAAAAGATGTTTTAAAAGCAGGTGATCATGGCTCAACTTTTGGTGGAAATCATTTTTCAACTACGGTTTGTAAAGAAGTTTTGAATGTTTTAGAAGAGTATAAAAATAGTGGAAATTTGAAAAAAAATATAAGATATTTTAACAACTGTTTAAACTATTTTGTTGATACTTACACAAATCTTTTTTCAAAAAAAACTGGTTTTGGTTTTATGCAAGGAATTGTATTAAAAGATGAAAAAAAATTAGAAGAAATCATAAAAATAGCACTTAAAAATAGAATTTTAGTACTTAAATCTGGAAAAAATATAATTAGATTTTTACCTCCTTTAAATATCTCAAAAAAAGAGATGAAACAAGGATTTAAAAGATTTGAGAATGCTTTAATTGAAATAAAAAAATAA
- a CDS encoding pyridoxamine 5'-phosphate oxidase family protein yields the protein MRHRTKTHLLTQEQIEELFLRAEVGRLGTFSQDGFPYVLPMHFVYFDNKIYLHGLAKGKKIDNIKFNSNVCFEIDEMLSLLYEGVENPCDVNTEFNSIILQGKALLVDDFDEKKIALSKIVEKFAPHLSNKELPAKMIKATAVIRIDILNYVGRYYK from the coding sequence ATGAGACATAGAACAAAAACACATTTATTAACACAAGAACAAATTGAAGAGTTGTTTTTACGAGCAGAAGTTGGAAGATTAGGAACTTTTTCACAAGATGGTTTTCCTTATGTTTTACCAATGCATTTTGTATATTTTGACAATAAAATATACTTACATGGATTAGCAAAAGGAAAAAAAATTGATAATATCAAGTTTAATTCAAATGTATGTTTTGAAATAGATGAGATGTTGTCTTTATTGTATGAAGGAGTTGAAAATCCTTGTGATGTTAATACAGAATTTAACAGTATTATTTTACAAGGTAAAGCTTTGTTAGTTGATGATTTTGATGAGAAAAAAATAGCATTATCTAAGATTGTAGAAAAATTTGCCCCACATTTATCAAATAAAGAATTACCTGCTAAGATGATAAAAGCAACAGCTGTAATTAGAATTGATATTTTAAACTATGTTGGAAGATATTATAAATAA
- a CDS encoding benzoate/H(+) symporter BenE family transporter produces the protein MHKETSTITQNQVIEKLVLDMDTVNPKKVKTVKSYFNILPPIIAGLISVIVNYGGTFILIFQAAQMAGLSPELTASWVWSISIGVGITGILLSWYTKEPIITAWSTPAAAFLITALIAVPYSEAIGAYLISALAFIILGITGYFGKLIRLIPVSIASGLLAGILLQFGISAFSNMTIDPILAIFMFFIYIIAKRFSARYAIVCVLSFGFILLLLQSQINFSGLELKLATPIFTEPTFSINALLSVALPLFLITLTGQYMPGLLILKNDGFKTNAKPILAITGLGSLLMAPFGSHAFNLAAITAAICTGKESHEDPSKRWIAGVAAGIFYILVGIFGVTLAALFAAFPATFISTLAGLALLSTIAGSLANAISDNNTREAAMITFLATAANINLFGIGGAFWGLVLGLISYFVLNGKFKIK, from the coding sequence ATGCATAAAGAAACATCGACAATTACGCAAAATCAAGTAATTGAAAAGTTAGTTTTAGATATGGATACAGTCAATCCTAAAAAGGTAAAAACTGTTAAATCTTATTTTAATATTTTGCCACCAATAATAGCTGGTTTAATATCAGTTATTGTTAATTATGGTGGTACTTTTATTTTAATCTTTCAAGCTGCACAAATGGCTGGATTAAGTCCAGAACTTACTGCTTCATGGGTTTGGTCTATTTCTATAGGTGTTGGAATTACAGGAATATTATTAAGTTGGTACACGAAAGAGCCAATTATTACTGCTTGGTCTACACCAGCAGCAGCATTTTTGATAACTGCACTTATAGCGGTTCCATATAGTGAAGCAATAGGTGCTTATTTAATTTCTGCATTAGCATTTATTATTTTAGGAATTACAGGTTATTTTGGAAAATTAATTCGTTTAATTCCAGTTAGTATTGCTTCTGGTTTATTAGCAGGTATTTTATTACAATTTGGTATTTCTGCTTTTTCAAATATGACTATTGACCCAATTTTGGCTATTTTTATGTTTTTTATTTATATTATTGCAAAACGATTTTCTGCAAGATACGCTATTGTATGTGTTTTAAGTTTTGGATTTATCTTGTTGTTATTACAATCGCAAATTAATTTTTCTGGTTTAGAACTTAAATTGGCAACACCAATTTTTACTGAACCTACTTTTTCAATAAATGCCTTATTAAGTGTTGCGTTACCTTTATTTTTAATCACATTAACTGGGCAATATATGCCAGGTTTATTGATATTAAAAAATGATGGATTTAAAACAAATGCAAAACCAATTCTAGCAATTACTGGTTTAGGTTCATTATTGATGGCGCCTTTTGGTTCACATGCTTTTAATCTAGCAGCAATCACAGCTGCTATTTGTACAGGAAAAGAATCCCATGAAGATCCATCAAAACGATGGATTGCTGGTGTTGCAGCAGGAATATTTTATATTTTAGTTGGTATTTTTGGAGTTACACTTGCTGCTTTATTTGCAGCTTTCCCAGCAACATTTATTAGTACACTAGCAGGTCTTGCATTGTTAAGTACAATTGCAGGAAGTCTTGCTAATGCAATAAGTGATAATAATACTCGTGAAGCTGCAATGATTACATTTTTAGCAACAGCTGCAAATATCAATTTATTTGGAATTGGTGGAGCATTTTGGGGACTTGTGTTAGGGTTAATTTCTTATTTTGTTTTAAATGGAAAATTCAAAATAAAATAA
- a CDS encoding bifunctional helix-turn-helix domain-containing protein/methylated-DNA--[protein]-cysteine S-methyltransferase, whose protein sequence is MSTLNNNYKQIEKAIKYIDENFKEHPSVDEVAKNIGMSKYHFIRVFKEYVGVTPKQFLHSVTLNYAKEHIKESKSILDSSLDIGLSSSSRLHELFVNLIGVTPKEWKEKGKDVQITYGFGQTPFGEALIGFTDKGVCYLGFIDDNKNEIFSRFNELWENANLHHDEKAANEYLENIFVKNKKYSLFVKGTNLQVNVWKALLNLPNGIVATYSDIANYLDKPKAVRAVASAIGRNHIGYLIPCHRVIAKSGAMSGYRWGIERKKILIAYESVKDNNQNE, encoded by the coding sequence ATGTCTACTTTAAATAACAACTATAAACAAATTGAAAAAGCAATAAAATATATTGATGAGAATTTCAAAGAACATCCATCAGTTGATGAAGTTGCAAAAAATATCGGTATGAGTAAATACCATTTTATAAGAGTATTTAAAGAATATGTAGGTGTAACTCCCAAACAATTTTTACACAGCGTTACTTTAAATTATGCAAAAGAGCATATCAAAGAATCCAAATCCATTCTAGATAGTAGTTTGGATATTGGATTATCTAGCAGTAGTCGTCTTCATGAACTTTTTGTAAACCTAATTGGAGTAACTCCAAAAGAGTGGAAAGAAAAAGGAAAAGATGTACAAATCACTTATGGATTTGGACAAACTCCTTTTGGGGAAGCCTTAATTGGATTTACAGATAAGGGTGTTTGTTATCTAGGATTTATTGATGATAATAAAAATGAGATTTTTAGTAGATTCAATGAACTTTGGGAAAATGCCAATCTTCATCACGATGAAAAAGCTGCCAATGAATATTTAGAAAATATCTTCGTTAAAAACAAAAAATATTCCCTTTTTGTAAAGGGAACAAATCTTCAAGTAAATGTTTGGAAAGCCCTATTAAACTTACCAAATGGCATCGTTGCCACTTATTCTGACATTGCAAATTATTTAGATAAACCCAAAGCCGTTAGAGCAGTTGCTAGTGCTATTGGAAGAAATCATATTGGTTATTTGATTCCTTGTCACAGAGTTATCGCAAAAAGTGGAGCAATGAGCGGTTATAGATGGGGCATTGAAAGAAAAAAAATACTTATTGCTTATGAATCAGTAAAAGACAACAATCAAAACGAATAA
- a CDS encoding serine hydroxymethyltransferase — MNYITNAKLEQADKEVFEIIENELKRQTNHLEMIASENFTSPAVMEAMGSVFTNKYAEGYPYKRYYGGCEFADAVEQLAIDRACKIFGCSYANVQPHSGSQANGAVYAALINAGDRILGMDLSHGGHLTHGSKPSFSGKNYSAFYYGVELDGRINYDKVMEIAKTAQPKIIVCGASAYAREIDFKKFREIADAVGAILFADIAHIAGLVAAGEHMSPFPYAHVVTTTTHKTLRGPRGGMILTNDEEIAKKINSAIFPGIQGGPLVHVIAAKAVAFKEILDPKWKDYAKQVKANIKVLADVLIKRGYDLVSGGTDNHLVLVSFLNKPFSGKDADAALGNAGITVNKNTVPGETRSPFVTSGIRIGSPALTARGMKEKEFEIIANKICDVLDNIEDTALHAKINKELENLASNFVIYNKSTF; from the coding sequence ATGAACTATATCACAAACGCAAAATTAGAACAAGCAGATAAAGAAGTATTCGAAATAATAGAGAATGAATTAAAAAGACAAACTAATCACTTAGAGATGATTGCAAGTGAGAACTTTACAAGTCCTGCTGTTATGGAAGCTATGGGTTCTGTTTTTACTAACAAATATGCTGAGGGGTATCCTTATAAAAGATATTATGGTGGTTGTGAATTTGCTGATGCTGTTGAGCAACTTGCAATTGACAGAGCTTGTAAAATCTTTGGTTGCTCTTATGCAAATGTTCAACCTCATTCGGGTTCGCAAGCTAATGGTGCTGTTTATGCTGCATTAATAAATGCAGGTGATAGAATCCTTGGTATGGATTTATCTCATGGTGGACATTTAACTCATGGATCTAAACCATCTTTTTCTGGTAAAAACTATTCTGCATTTTATTATGGTGTTGAACTTGATGGAAGAATCAATTATGATAAAGTTATGGAAATTGCAAAAACAGCTCAACCAAAAATTATAGTTTGTGGTGCATCTGCATATGCTAGAGAAATTGACTTCAAAAAATTCAGAGAAATAGCTGATGCTGTTGGAGCAATTTTATTTGCTGATATTGCTCATATTGCAGGTCTTGTTGCAGCTGGTGAACATATGAGTCCATTCCCATACGCACATGTTGTAACAACAACTACTCATAAGACTTTAAGAGGTCCAAGAGGTGGGATGATTCTTACAAATGATGAAGAGATAGCTAAAAAAATCAATAGTGCTATTTTTCCAGGAATCCAAGGTGGACCACTTGTACATGTAATAGCTGCAAAAGCAGTTGCATTTAAAGAAATCTTAGATCCAAAATGGAAAGATTACGCAAAACAAGTAAAAGCAAATATAAAAGTATTAGCAGATGTATTAATAAAAAGAGGATATGATTTAGTTTCAGGTGGAACAGATAATCACTTAGTATTAGTAAGTTTTTTAAATAAACCATTTTCAGGTAAAGATGCAGATGCAGCTTTAGGGAATGCAGGGATTACAGTAAATAAAAATACAGTTCCAGGTGAGACAAGAAGTCCATTTGTTACTTCAGGTATTAGAATTGGATCTCCTGCATTAACAGCACGAGGAATGAAAGAGAAAGAGTTTGAAATAATTGCAAACAAAATTTGTGATGTTTTAGATAATATTGAAGATACAGCTCTTCATGCTAAAATTAATAAAGAATTAGAAAATCTTGCTAGTAATTTTGTGATTTACAATAAATCGACTTTTTAA
- a CDS encoding DUF6172 family protein yields MKKTFQLIVANKNKDRQVESIKNDVRKYIKRERTKRLPENCNYWNFDCKFGKTQEEATEIRFVDITKSIDIAASKNLESFYLELVARAEFRKPKEKNQENNEEDEELED; encoded by the coding sequence ATGAAAAAAACATTCCAACTAATAGTTGCAAACAAAAATAAAGATAGACAAGTTGAATCTATCAAAAATGATGTAAGAAAATATATCAAAAGAGAAAGAACAAAAAGATTACCAGAAAATTGTAATTACTGGAATTTTGATTGTAAATTTGGTAAAACACAAGAAGAAGCTACTGAAATTAGATTTGTAGATATTACAAAATCTATTGATATAGCTGCAAGTAAAAATCTTGAAAGTTTCTATTTAGAGTTAGTAGCTCGAGCAGAATTTAGAAAACCTAAAGAAAAAAATCAAGAAAATAACGAAGAAGATGAAGAGTTAGAAGATTAA
- a CDS encoding cation:proton antiporter domain-containing protein: MENILFTLFLTISIATILNIILKKFGVSHIIGYIITGTLISYIFNFNGLDIGSLELIAEFGIVFLMFTIGLEMSFDKIKKMKEILLLNGFLQVSISAVLIYLVAFFVFNLSIEVSLIVSLAFSLSSTAIVLTYLKHSKDIHTPYGEKSTAILIFQDLAVIPILLLITFLTNDTLSIGEVLTKTFISAIIIVFFMFTIGKKLISWLLKFASNTRIEELFLGSVLSIVIGTSLLAHEMGFTYSLGAFIAGMIISDTNFSVKVESDIASYKDLLLGAFFFSVGTKIDALYFLNNVHIILGIFVAIMLIKALVIYVIIRRKADKSTAVKSALALCQVGEFSFAIFALASSNNLISHETASFLILISVLSMILTPFIVNNIYKLASYFVVEFYESDKITPIEVKNHVVICGFSILGRVIANDLKERKIPFVIISDDLRHVLLGRKLGYMAYFGHLDKLPVLESLKVDEASSVIITVSDTHIKRLICEAVLKFHSEANILLKIESLDEKSQLKDLNIKKFVHAHFEVGRLLVQEALVNLENK; this comes from the coding sequence ATGGAAAACATTTTATTTACATTATTTTTGACTATTTCAATAGCAACTATTTTAAATATTATTCTCAAAAAATTTGGAGTTTCACATATTATTGGATATATAATCACTGGAACTTTAATTAGTTATATTTTCAATTTTAATGGGCTTGATATTGGTTCACTAGAACTCATTGCTGAGTTTGGAATAGTATTTTTGATGTTTACAATTGGTCTTGAAATGAGTTTTGATAAAATCAAAAAAATGAAAGAAATACTTTTATTAAATGGTTTTTTACAAGTAAGTATTAGTGCGGTTTTGATTTATTTAGTAGCTTTTTTTGTTTTTAACTTAAGCATAGAAGTTTCACTTATCGTTTCATTGGCTTTTTCTTTATCTTCAACAGCTATTGTTTTAACATATTTAAAACACTCAAAAGATATTCACACTCCTTATGGAGAAAAATCAACTGCTATTTTAATATTTCAAGATTTAGCTGTTATTCCTATTTTATTACTTATTACTTTTTTGACAAATGATACTTTATCTATTGGTGAAGTTTTAACTAAAACTTTTATTTCAGCGATTATTATTGTGTTTTTTATGTTTACAATTGGAAAAAAACTTATCTCTTGGCTTTTAAAATTCGCTTCAAATACTAGAATTGAAGAACTATTTTTAGGTTCTGTTTTATCAATTGTAATAGGAACTTCACTTTTAGCTCATGAAATGGGTTTTACATACTCTTTGGGGGCATTTATAGCAGGTATGATTATTTCTGATACAAATTTTAGTGTAAAAGTTGAATCTGATATTGCAAGTTATAAAGATTTACTTTTAGGAGCATTTTTCTTTTCAGTTGGAACAAAAATTGATGCTTTATATTTTTTAAATAATGTACATATTATCTTAGGTATATTTGTAGCAATCATGCTTATAAAAGCTTTGGTTATTTATGTAATTATTAGAAGAAAAGCCGATAAAAGTACAGCTGTAAAATCAGCACTTGCCCTTTGTCAAGTTGGGGAATTTTCATTTGCAATATTTGCACTTGCTTCAAGTAATAATCTAATTTCCCATGAAACAGCTAGTTTTTTAATATTAATTTCTGTTTTATCTATGATTTTAACACCATTTATAGTTAATAATATCTATAAATTAGCTTCATATTTTGTAGTTGAGTTTTATGAGTCGGATAAAATCACACCTATTGAAGTAAAAAACCATGTGGTTATTTGTGGTTTTTCAATTTTAGGAAGAGTAATTGCAAATGATTTAAAAGAGAGAAAAATTCCTTTTGTAATAATTTCAGATGATTTAAGACACGTTCTTTTAGGAAGAAAGTTAGGTTATATGGCATACTTTGGTCACTTAGATAAACTTCCTGTTTTAGAGTCACTAAAAGTAGATGAAGCTTCAAGTGTTATTATAACTGTTAGTGATACTCATATAAAAAGATTGATTTGTGAGGCGGTTTTAAAATTTCATAGTGAAGCAAATATTTTATTAAAAATTGAATCATTAGATGAAAAGTCTCAATTAAAAGATTTAAATATTAAAAAGTTTGTTCATGCTCATTTTGAAGTAGGGCGATTGTTAGTTCAAGAAGCTTTAGTAAATTTGGAAAACAAGTAG
- a CDS encoding tyrosine-type recombinase/integrase, which translates to MSRKNELEPTKKTGIYTSINSKGQREFFGKIRVNYKLKQINLTKKYNCKTLTESVNKLEVWRDQLINGYSENYNSFNKTLDNYFMNNFEKINKNTKHSENMLSVYKNYISGEIGHMKIDKIQNQDVQKIINKLERLDNLSNRSVRRVQETLRPCFNQMIKERIINHNPSTFLVYGEKLSNERELQYIIKSNLLDTLKYILEEVEKIENKQYKLMFYLSIYCVRRLGEILSLEWDQVDLKEQSIVVFKNKSKNKTNTKYYIVDKIVKLMEQIREEKPTDIYVFQTPLQRKDKKDPFYSDSIIRNLHKKIVNKLEKERKIIFYDEHKYSNEEKKTLNLRTHDYRHFFGNIFRPISRDLLMIKSILSHTDKEITTRYSQYTFDFIKKGLIDYYNLLNDIKVDNK; encoded by the coding sequence ATGTCTAGAAAAAATGAACTTGAACCAACTAAAAAAACTGGAATATACACAAGTATAAATTCAAAAGGACAAAGAGAGTTTTTTGGAAAAATTAGAGTAAATTATAAACTTAAACAAATTAATTTAACAAAAAAATATAATTGTAAGACTTTAACAGAAAGTGTAAATAAACTTGAAGTTTGGAGAGACCAATTAATAAATGGTTATAGTGAAAATTATAATAGTTTTAATAAAACACTTGACAACTATTTTATGAATAATTTTGAGAAAATTAATAAAAATACAAAACATTCAGAAAATATGTTATCTGTATATAAGAATTATATATCAGGAGAAATTGGACATATGAAAATTGATAAAATTCAAAATCAAGATGTTCAAAAAATTATTAATAAACTTGAAAGATTAGACAATTTATCAAATAGAAGTGTAAGAAGAGTTCAAGAAACTTTACGACCTTGTTTTAATCAAATGATAAAAGAAAGAATTATAAATCATAATCCTTCAACTTTTTTAGTTTATGGTGAAAAACTTAGTAATGAAAGAGAACTTCAATATATAATTAAATCTAACTTATTAGATACTTTAAAATATATACTTGAAGAAGTTGAAAAGATTGAAAATAAACAATATAAACTTATGTTTTATCTAAGTATTTATTGTGTTAGAAGATTAGGGGAAATTTTAAGTTTAGAATGGGATCAAGTTGATTTAAAAGAACAGTCAATTGTTGTTTTTAAAAATAAATCTAAAAATAAAACAAACACTAAATATTATATTGTTGATAAAATTGTAAAACTTATGGAACAAATAAGAGAAGAAAAACCAACAGATATTTATGTATTTCAAACTCCTCTTCAAAGAAAAGATAAAAAAGACCCTTTTTATTCAGATTCAATAATAAGAAATTTACATAAAAAAATAGTAAATAAACTTGAAAAAGAGAGAAAAATTATATTTTATGATGAACATAAATATTCAAATGAAGAAAAGAAAACTTTAAATTTAAGAACACATGATTATAGACATTTCTTTGGAAATATTTTCAGACCAATTAGTAGAGATTTGTTAATGATTAAATCAATTTTATCACATACTGATAAAGAAATTACAACAAGATATAGTCAATACACCTTTGATTTTATAAAAAAAGGTTTAATTGATTATTATAATCTTTTAAATGATATTAAAGTAGATAATAAATAA
- a CDS encoding J domain-containing protein — protein sequence MTYSQIEEEFKGIEGVNELKRVYKKLCKKLHPDVGGTDELFKMLNEIYNNFLEHKIYFSNESKFDLELEKIISKILHFENIVIEVIGSWVWVSGDTKSIKETLKSLNFKYGIKKKMWYYGEIKGRNPNQKSIEEIKNKYGCETVKTKQKKISM from the coding sequence ATGACATATTCACAAATTGAGGAAGAGTTTAAAGGTATAGAGGGAGTAAATGAGTTAAAAAGAGTATATAAAAAACTTTGTAAAAAATTACACCCTGATGTTGGAGGAACAGATGAACTTTTTAAAATGTTGAATGAAATATATAACAATTTTTTAGAACACAAAATATATTTTTCAAATGAAAGTAAATTTGATTTAGAACTTGAAAAAATAATTTCAAAAATACTACATTTTGAAAATATTGTTATTGAAGTAATAGGGAGTTGGGTTTGGGTTAGTGGTGATACAAAATCTATAAAAGAGACTTTAAAATCATTAAACTTTAAATATGGGATAAAAAAGAAAATGTGGTATTATGGAGAAATAAAAGGGAGAAATCCTAATCAAAAAAGTATTGAAGAAATAAAAAATAAATATGGTTGTGAAACTGTAAAAACAAAACAAAAAAAGATATCTATGTAA
- a CDS encoding DNA cytosine methyltransferase: MKKEIKYIDLFSGIGGFRLGLDKLNLKCVMSSDIDKNCRKVYKENFNDKPYGDIHEVSEFIVPDHNILTGGFPCQPFSICGKQKGFKDDRGNLFYEIIRIVNFKRPKVVFLENVKHLKNHDGGNTLSVIIDTLEGLGYKTSWKVLNGKDFGVPQNRERIIIVSSMEKYFDFSKVKNLDTLKIKDILEEKGDFEYLNNEEYTILDNEIVKTQKSGLRFIGYRNKKIRDKGTRPNTEHLSRVHKQPNRIYCSEGTHPTIPSQETSGRFWIYHQEKVRKLTLKECYRLNGFPSDFKNSSTKGEQYKQIGNSVVIPMITEIGREIVNQFFKE; encoded by the coding sequence GTGAAAAAAGAAATAAAATATATCGATTTATTCTCTGGAATTGGTGGTTTCAGATTAGGATTAGATAAATTAAATTTAAAATGTGTTATGTCATCAGATATAGATAAAAATTGTAGAAAAGTTTACAAAGAGAACTTTAATGATAAACCATATGGAGATATTCATGAAGTTTCTGAATTTATTGTTCCAGACCATAATATTTTAACTGGTGGTTTTCCTTGTCAACCTTTTTCTATATGTGGAAAACAAAAAGGTTTTAAAGATGATAGAGGAAATTTATTTTATGAAATCATTAGAATAGTTAATTTTAAAAGACCAAAAGTAGTTTTTTTGGAAAATGTAAAACATCTAAAAAATCATGATGGAGGTAATACTTTATCTGTTATTATTGATACATTAGAAGGACTTGGATATAAAACAAGTTGGAAAGTATTGAACGGTAAAGATTTTGGTGTTCCTCAAAACAGAGAAAGAATTATTATTGTTTCTTCAATGGAAAAATATTTTGATTTTTCCAAAGTAAAAAATTTAGATACTCTAAAAATAAAAGATATATTAGAAGAAAAAGGTGATTTTGAATATTTAAATAATGAAGAGTATACAATTTTAGATAATGAAATAGTAAAAACACAAAAATCTGGTTTAAGATTTATTGGTTATAGGAATAAAAAAATTAGAGATAAGGGGACAAGACCTAATACTGAACATCTATCAAGAGTTCATAAACAACCCAATAGAATTTATTGTTCTGAAGGAACACATCCCACAATCCCTTCTCAAGAAACTTCTGGTAGATTTTGGATATATCATCAAGAAAAAGTTAGAAAATTAACATTAAAAGAATGTTACAGATTAAATGGTTTTCCTAGTGATTTCAAAAATAGTTCTACAAAAGGAGAACAGTATAAACAAATTGGTAATTCTGTTGTAATTCCAATGATAACTGAAATAGGAAGAGAAATAGTAAATCAGTTTTTTAAAGAATAA